The Arachis ipaensis cultivar K30076 chromosome B03, Araip1.1, whole genome shotgun sequence region ATTGCTGAATTGTTGCTTGATTCTGGCAAAATTGAACGCATATCTGGTTGTTAGCGATGATTGAACCATCTTAGAGTTTTCCTTTCCTTTCCATAACTTGAATCATTGAATGGTTAGCTATGCTCCTGTGCTGTTCTGAACTGTGTATTCTTAGTGTTGATTGAATAATTGAATGATTAGTTCACTGCTGTGCTTTTTTTCTGGgttaatttttggaaaaaaattattaatcttCGTTAAAATTGTGCTGAAATCTTGCTAAAATTGTGATAAGCTGAAAACCTTGTTGATCTTTATTGAAATTATAATGAAAATTTTGTTAAAAGTTTGTCAGAACTTCTATTTGTTCATTATAATCGGTCTATTGTTAGAGAAGAAATAAATTTTGTCATCTTTGTTTTTAATAAAGAAATAGATGAATTGAACGCGAAGAACAACTGCACGCGAAGAAACTTCCAGAACCTTCGAGATTTCATTGTTCATGGACTCGCTGCCTGCACCCTCTCACCTCTCTCCCTCCGCACTCTCCTTCCTCGACGGCAAGTTCCACACCAAAGATGCCCTCTCGGAAGCTTCGACACTCGTTGCCGAGCTACAGACTCAGTGCTCCGAGTTGGATCGGTCTCTGAATGAGTCCACTCGCCGACTCGGAGCGGGTCTCTCAGCTTACACTTCGCTCTCGGGCGACGTCAACGGCCGCCTCAGTGCCCTTGCCTCCACTTGCTCTTCCAACGCCGTGCCAGGTTCGGTCCATTgatctttctcttttatttgggTTTAACTGTAGGGTTTTTGTGGTGTTTTGAATTTTGCGAAATTGAATTGGTTTGTTGTTGGGTGGAGATGGAGGAAGCAGCGAAGAGGGTGATGGCAAGGGTTTCAGAGAGGAACTTGCGGCTTTGGCGAAGGAAGTTGCCAGGTTGGAGAATGTTCGTGTTTATGCAGGTTGGTTATCAGTATTATTTTTTGGTTTTCAATTATCACTGTCAGAAGAGCATGAATTGGATGGAATACTTGTGTTGTGGTCACTTTTGTGAAATGGATTTGTGGTTCTCAAATATATGTTGGTCTGCTTAGGCTGACTTCTTAGATATCATACTGGTCATACTTGTTGAATAATGCTACTTATTTCAGTATACGGCTAGTGCAACTTTTCTTTGGTATATTAATACTCTGACACTGCTTCTTACAGAAACAGCGCTGAAACTTGATACTTTGATTGGTGATACTGAAGATGCTGTATCACATACCATGAACAAACACCTGAGGAAGCCTTCTAGTCAGAATTCAGAAGTGAGAAATCTTTCTTATCATGGATCCCAATATCCATTGGGAACTATTGCATCATTACATTGTTATGTCTGCTAAATGTTGCAGGAAATGCGTCTGGTTGCTATAAACACGCTAAAAACAACAGAAGGACTATTGACCTCAATTACAAAGACACAGCCTCAGTGGAAGCGTCTTCTATCAGCAGCTGATCATAGAGTAGATCGAGCTCTGGCTATCTTAAGACCCCAGGCAATTGCTGATCATCGAGCACTTCTTGCTTCCCTTGGATGGCCCCCACCTCTTTCTTCTTTGGCTTCTGCAAATCAAGGACTGAATCCTCTACTGCATATGCAAGCAGATGTTAGACTCAAGTACTCTAGAAATTTTCTTGCTTTGTGCAACCTACAAGAGTTGCAAAGGCAAAGAAAATGTAGGCAGCTTGAGGGCCATGATAGGGAGGTTGCTCTGCGACAACCACTTTGGGTAATTGAAGAGCTTGCGAATCCCTTGTCATTGGCTTCCCAGCGACATTTCTCAAAATGGATTGATAAACCAGAATTTATATTTACGCTTGTATATAAGATCACAAGCGATTATGTTGATTCAATGGATGAAATGTTGCAGCCTTTGATTGATGAAGCAAAAGTAGTTGGCTATAGTTGCAGAGAAGAATGGATTTCAGCAATGGTTACTTCCTTATCAACATACTTGGCAAAAGAAATTTTCCCTAGTTATATTAGTCAACTAGAAGAGGAGAGTGTTACAGGTATTCAATCATCTGCTAGAATATCATGGCTGCATCTGATTGACCTGATGATAGCTTTTGATAAAAGGATCAAGTCTTTGGTAGAGCGTTCTGGaattttgctatttttttatgACAGTGGTATGTTGCAGAGGATTTCTTCACTATCTGTATTTTGTGATAGACCAGACTGGCTTGATCTATGGGCAGAAATAGAGCTAGGTGATGCCCTTGATAAGCTTAAACCTGACATTGAAGATGAGAATAATTGGAGAAAGAAAGCTGAAGCTGCAGTTCTCTCATCATGTATTGATGATCTCAAGTCTCCCCTAATTTCCAGTGCATTTCTTCGCCATCTATCAGCTGTTATTGAACGATGTAGATCATTACCAAGTGTTACTTTGAGGTCCAAATTTCTCAGATTAGCAGGTGTGCCTATTATAAGAAAATTTTTTGATTCCATACTTGTCCGTTGCCAAGAAGCTGAGGGACTAACTGCCTTAACTGATGATGATGCTGTAATTAAAGTAGCAGTTTCCAACAATGCTGCCCATTACTTTGAATCTGCATTAAGGGAATGGTCTGAGGATGTCTTTTTACTTGAGATGGATCTGGATGATAAAGCAGAGTTGCCAAGTAATGCAGATAGAAATGGCGAAGTTTTGTCAGAGAGTTCTGGTAGGGTTATATTGGATGACGAGATCAAGAAGTTGGAAGATTTTAGAACAGAATGGGTTGAAAGGATATCTGTAGTTATTTTGAGAGGTTTTGATGCTCGATCTCGAGATTACATTAAGAACAAGAGGCAATGGCAAAAGGTTGAAGAAGGGTGGACTGTGTCGAAGACACTGATAGATGCCCTAGATTATTTGCAAAGCAAAATATCAGTTGTAGAAGAAGCTTTGAATAGTAGGGATTTTGTTGGGGTATGGAGAAGTTTGGCAGCTGGAATTGATCAATTGATTTTTAATGGTATTCTTATAAGTAGTGTAAAATTTCATAATGGTGGTGTCGAAAGATTCAACAGCGATATAGGTGTTTTATTTGGGGTATTTGGGGCTTGGTGTTTGAGACCAGAAGGttttttcccaaaatcaagtGAAGGTCTTAAGTTGTTGAAGTTGAATGAAACCCGAGTGCAAGAATGTCTTGCTGGGGGGAAGAGATGGTTGAAGGAAAATGGGATCAGGCATCTGACTGTAACCGAAGCAGAAAAGGTTGTGAAGAATAGGGTGTTCTCAAATTGAAGcttttttgctttgctttatgatgtttttaaaattttgaaaaaaaattctcATATTTTTAAATTGACATTGAAAGAAAATTGATTCAGTAAATTAGGTCATATAAcaactaaaacaaaataaaactcatACGATAAACGAAGtcttatttaaaaaatatcatgCAATCACTAAATTACTTGTCTATTATAAAATCaatcaattaaaaatttttttcaatcaattggttgTTGTTTATATAAAAAGAATAGATTCTGTCGATATATAATCAATTGTTTTTTTGGGCTAATCAATTGGATAGGTAATAAAATTGATCgacttttaaaaaaattgatttttgttcATAAAACAATTGAttgttgtaaaaaaaaaaaaattcattcacTTAATCAATCGATTACTTGAATAAAAAAAGCAATTGTGTTTTCTGCaacttgcaaaaagaaaaagaattttcaTTTTCTAACCAATCGATTAATTGAATGAAAAAATTGATTGCATTTTTGCACGGTGTAAAAGGAAAAGGACTTCTATTTACTAACTAATCCATTACTCTAATGGAAAAATCAATTGTTATCATGATTGATAAACGATGATCATTGgctacaagaaattgataattatagTAGAAGGAAATATATAAACGATTATAATTATAGAATTTGATAATTGAAAAAGAGATTGATGATagattataaaattattaatcttaagattgaaaaagataatattaggatttcaaaatcaaaataaaattgagaAGGAGATTGTATGTAGAATCTCGAAGAACATTTTTTTAGTTTACAGGTTAAGGACTAATATCTGAACTTCATTTAAAAATCTGCCGCTGGgcaatgagttgctgcatgcacaaaacgGGGTTTTAGACGAGTgaactgaccactcgaccaacccaacttggttaaTTTCAAAGAACATTAAATTGTTAATGATAGAGTTGTGAAAATAAGATAGatgatgaataataaaataataatttataaaataaagaattgaaaaaaataaaaaatatatttgttaCTCAAATTATTTAATAGCCAAACGTTTTAGGACTATGAAAACGAATGCAGGTGCCTAACTCTCATGTGTATTGTCAAGATACCAAGATCACTGACTCTTGTAAGTGTCTTTTTTTTTGTTAGGAAAAGTAGAGAGAGACTGAGAGACAATgagaatattaaacaatgtgaataatagatatgTCAAACGTTGAATTCAATAGGTATGTATGCAGAAGATTATGTTGATTATTCTTAATTGGATGACTATTCCTTTTTATTCAATTTACTCATGAATAGTTAACAATGACatgatgttcaattcactaggtgtgcgGATGGTTATCCTAATGTTAGGGTCTAGAAGGTAATTTGGAGGTGgagtatttttttactttattaggtCAATTTTAGAacctattattcacattgtttacaaaaGATTATCTACCTAGCAAAACCGTTTTTGTTAATAAAATTAATGTTTCCTTCTAAAAAAATTAATGCGAAAGAATTATACATGCATAAAATGTGCAAAATGATGTTCACAGCATAGTTACCCATAAGATACTATGTTCAAACTTCAAACAGTGAATACAcacaataataaataattaaacggTTTTGTTAGGTAACTAACTAGGTAACTAACCAACTCCCCAACTTAACAGTCCAACAACACACACCATGACGCGCAAATATATAAAACAGATAAGGCACTTCATGTGAGTAATCACCCAATTTAAAaccatggcgcgcacgcgcacatacACATGTAAAAATACCTCCAACTTTTGAGGGCAGCCTTGCTCTTCTCAAAAGTCTCAACACCAGAACCTAACAGAACTCGTTTGTTGTTAAGTAAAACCCCATCGTTGGACAACCCTTCATCTTGTTCAAGGGAAGACAATGATTTAGCAGTAGTCCCTTTATATTTAACATCATAGTTGAAAGTACCTGACCTGTTAAGAATGTGGTACTTGTAAATATACACGCACAacacatatatagatataatCAGTGAAAAAATGGACCTGAAAATGGGTTAAAAGTTAAACGTTCTCCTTCAAGAACACCATTTTCTGTTAGGCAATTTAACAAACATGTCATAGGCGTGTAGAGCATGAAGCAAAGTAACActagaaaaaacaaaaagaaaagtataaaattaaacataatataaaatatatttcatGGCAAATGATGAATAGTAACTTATGCTCACAATATATTtaatgattatatatataaaatatatatagtcACTGANNNNNNNNNNNNNNNNNNNNNNNNNNNNNNNNNNNNNNNNNNNNNNNNNNNNNNNNNNNNNNNCTGAGAGTCTGAGAGATTTAGAGATTTGAAGGAATTTGATAAAGtgataatgttttttttttcaaatattaaaatattGTTTTTTGTCCACCACACaaaattgtttttctattttttttttcacatctcTCTTTGAAAACACAAATTAGGACTAGTAGCATTTTATGTTAACTCTTAAAAGTTAAAGGAAACAATCACATAAGTTTTACAGTGACATGTAAATTGAAATTTAGGAAATCCTTTATtccataatttaaaaaaaaatgaattacatTTTATTTTAATGAATTAGTAAATTGAAAtagtttgatttgaattttgatctctttcacaattttataaaaataactcTAAAATAGTCTATTAAACTCACTCCTTATGCAAAGTGAGTGAGTCCCACATCGCCGGAAATGTAATGGGACTTGGCTCAAGGGTTTCTATAAAAGGttagaaaagagagaagagaaagcatCTTTGCGCTTGGGGCAATGACGCAGCTAGTGAGGTTCTAACCGAGGCGCGTCTATTGCTGGTTGAAAACTATTTCCAAACCCCCTCTTGGGCCTGGGTTTGGCCCAGGTCCTCGAGAATTTCTGGAAGGGCTCCCTTTTGGGTAAAGCCCTATAATTATAGTCAAAGATTTATATTATGGTTATGTTGCTTACAAGATGaccaaaaagaaaattgaacTAATGGATTGTAATTCAAATAATCTAATAATTATTTAGGGTCACTGAAGTTGATTTTGATTTGATGATTGATTATGTGTTTTGGATTTAggttttgaaataattaattaatttataggaAGAGAAtgatatttattttccattccttaTTATAGACTTCAGAATtcaatttatttatattgtacGTCAAACATTTCAAATGGACCtttaaaagaaaggaaaaattatTGAACCACTCTTTATTTAAAACTTTATAAACATAATTATCTAATTAATTACACTCTTATTAAATCATAAAACTCCTTTATGAGTTCTATTAGTGTCCAAATCAACTTTAGAATTTATGTGTAAAGATTATTCTCAATATATACGACGAATGCTAATATATTCTgaacaaattaaataataaaatgctTCTTAAAAATTAACTTGTTATAATTCGTTACACctttgataaattaaaaattttaaattttaaatttaaactattaatataaaaaataaaaaaattatacaccANNNNNNNNNNNNNNNNNNNNNNNNNNNNNNNNNNNNNNNNNNNNNNNNNNNNNNNNNNNNNNNNNNNNNNNNNNNNNNNNNNNNNNNNNNNNNNNNNNNNNNNNNNNNNNNNNNNNNNNNNNNNNNNNNNNNNNNNNNNNNNNNNNNNNNNNNNNNNNNNNNNNNNNNNNNNNNNNNNNNNNNNNNNNNNNNNNNNNNNNNNNNNNNNNNNNNNNNNNNNNNNNNNNNNNNNNNNNNNNNNNNNNNNNNNNNNNNNNNNNNNNNNNNNNNNNNNNNNNNNNNNNNNNNNNNNNNNNNNNNNNNNNNNNNNNNNNNNNNNNNNNNNNNNNNNNNNNNNNNNNNNNNNNNNNNNNNNNNNNNNNNNNNNNNNNNNNNNNNNNNNNNNNNNNNNNNNNNNNNNNNNNNNNNNNNNNNNNNNNNNNNNNNNNNNNNNNNNNNNNNNNNNNNNNNNNNNNNNNNNNNNNNNNNNNNNNNNNNNNNNNNNNNNNNNNNNNNNNNNNNNNNNNNNNNNNNNNNNNNNNNNNNNNNNNNNNNNNNNNNNNNNNNNNNNNNNNNNNNNNNNNNNNNNNNNNNNNNNNNNNNNNNNNNNNNNNNNNNNNNNNNNNNNNNNNNNNNNNNNNNNNNNNNNNNNNNNNNNNNNNNNNNNNNNNNNNNNNNNNNNNNNNNNNNNNNNNNNNNNNNNNNNNNNNNNNNNNNNNNNNNNNNNNNNNNNNNNNNNNNNNNNNNNNNNNNNNNNNNNNNNNNNNNNNNNNNNNNNNNNNNNNNNNNNNNNNNNNNNNNNNNNNNNNNNNNNNNNNNNNNNNNNNNNNNNNNNNNNNNNNNNNNNNNNNNNNNNNNNNNNNNNNNNNNNNNNNNNNNNNNNNNNNNNNNNNNNNNNNNNNNNNNNNNNNNNNNNNNNNNNNNNNNNNNNNNNNNNNNNNNNNNNNNNNNNNNNNNNNNNNNNNNNNNNNNNNNNNNNNNNNNNNNNNNNNNNNNNNNNNNNNNNNNNNNNNNNNNNNNNNNNNNNNNNNNNNNNNNNNNNNNNNNNNNNNNNNNNNNNNNNNNNNNNNNNNNNNNNNNNNNNNNNNNNNNNNNNNNNNNNNNNNNNNNNNNNNNNNNNNNNNNNNNNNNNNNNNNNNNNNNNNNNNNNNNNNNNNNNNNttataattattttttataaaaaaataatattaatttagactagTTCAAGATTTAATTCACTATTTTTTCgattaaattaatttgtctaatctaattttaacaaaaataacataatttaatcaattatatatgttaaattttaattactaaaaaatatttaaaaaaaaagacgttttagacaCGCCTAATATTTAAGGCATTAAAGGTACCCGTTTTGACACCATCATATTGATTCATAATAATCTTGAAAGATGATGATGTCAAAGATGAAAGCATTGAGAGGAGTGTTATTGTTTGGTGTCTCCACCGCTCGTTTTCATGGCTATCCTTCACTCCCTCCCTCCCTCTCTCAACCTACTTTCAAGTGCGTTTCTATCAATCAAACATTATAttcttctctttaatttgtttCTTATTCTTAAGTTTTAATTTGTTTCCTAATTGTTTGATTTAGAACACAATAACTTTGTTGTTGCTATATTATTATGATGTCTTTAATCTTTGAGCGAATCCATGATTTAACATCTCCGATGCTTGTCTCAAAATTTTATTGGCAACATACTACTACCTTAGCTTCTTATTGGTATGTAATGTAAATATTAATTAATCTGATTTAATTNNNNNNNNNNNNNNNNNNNNNNNNNNNNN contains the following coding sequences:
- the LOC107629472 gene encoding RINT1-like protein MAG2 — protein: MDSLPAPSHLSPSALSFLDGKFHTKDALSEASTLVAELQTQCSELDRSLNESTRRLGAGLSAYTSLSGDVNGRLSALASTCSSNAVPDGGSSEEGDGKGFREELAALAKEVARLENVRVYAETALKLDTLIGDTEDAVSHTMNKHLRKPSSQNSEEMRLVAINTLKTTEGLLTSITKTQPQWKRLLSAADHRVDRALAILRPQAIADHRALLASLGWPPPLSSLASANQGLNPLLHMQADVRLKYSRNFLALCNLQELQRQRKCRQLEGHDREVALRQPLWVIEELANPLSLASQRHFSKWIDKPEFIFTLVYKITSDYVDSMDEMLQPLIDEAKVVGYSCREEWISAMVTSLSTYLAKEIFPSYISQLEEESVTGIQSSARISWLHLIDLMIAFDKRIKSLVERSGILLFFYDSGMLQRISSLSVFCDRPDWLDLWAEIELGDALDKLKPDIEDENNWRKKAEAAVLSSCIDDLKSPLISSAFLRHLSAVIERCRSLPSVTLRSKFLRLAGVPIIRKFFDSILVRCQEAEGLTALTDDDAVIKVAVSNNAAHYFESALREWSEDVFLLEMDLDDKAELPSNADRNGEVLSESSGRVILDDEIKKLEDFRTEWVERISVVILRGFDARSRDYIKNKRQWQKVEEGWTVSKTLIDALDYLQSKISVVEEALNSRDFVGVWRSLAAGIDQLIFNGILISSVKFHNGGVERFNSDIGVLFGVFGAWCLRPEGFFPKSSEGLKLLKLNETRVQECLAGGKRWLKENGIRHLTVTEAEKVVKNRVFSN